One stretch of Oncorhynchus clarkii lewisi isolate Uvic-CL-2024 chromosome 3, UVic_Ocla_1.0, whole genome shotgun sequence DNA includes these proteins:
- the LOC139388481 gene encoding threonine--tRNA ligase 1, cytoplasmic-like isoform X2, with product MLVTVMLRFPACRPSVRAVLHCQRRFSKIQASPALSERVRVFESLRERQGQQSTSGATKQAFSVRLADGRTVNGTTGVTTPSIIAQNSCVKGALVCRVNGELWELLRPLEADCELQLLGFNTTEGKQAVWRTGACVVGWVLERVFGVEVCREGVSESGLYCDHLLENSALSLAELEERCKEAAGQKLPLSRLELNRQEVTELFQDNALRLQLIEEQMSGPTVTVYRCGDSIGVCNGPLLPNTGLLKVFKMLQVSPVTLTNPVGTSGVMRVIGVAFPGEREREEWEREQEETRKRDHRRIGKDQELFFFNDVSPGSCFFLPKGAHIYNTLADFIKLEEEIIACLDFVRSVYRVFGFSFHCLLSTRPTPCLGEPALWDHAEQQLERSLQQFGERWQFNPGDGAFYGPKIDIQIKDAIGRQHQCATIQLDFQLPIRFDLQYVGGDGETHRPVMVHRAVLGSLERMIAILAENFSGKWPLWLSPAQVMIIPVGGGSESYAQQVVRQFREVGFMADADDDHGATLNKKIRSAQLAQYNYIFVVGEKECVSGTVSVRTRGGKQLGRRPTEEVLASLTHLRDARSNQDDF from the exons ATGCTCGTGACCGTGATGTTACGGTTTCCCGCCTGTCGGCCGTCAGTTCGGGCAGTGCTTCACTGTCAGAGGCGCTTTAGCAAG ATACAGGCATCCCCTGCTTTGTCTGAGCGCGTGCGGGTCTTTGAGTCTctcagagagaggcagggacagCAGAGCACAAGCGGCGCCACGAAACAGGCCTTCAGCGTCCGATTGGCTGATGGCAGGACGGTGAATGGCACCACAGGCGTGACCACGCCCTCAATCATCGCTCAGAACTCATG TGTGAAAGGTGCTCTGGTCTGCAGGGTGAATGGAGAGCTGTGGGAGCTGCTTCGCCCCCTGGAGGCTGACTGTGAACTACAGCTGCTAGGCTTCAACACCACAGAGGGCAAACAG gCGGTGTGGAGGACAGGAGCGTGTGTTGTGGGGTGGGTGTTAGAGAGGGTGTTTGGGGTGGAAGTGTGCAGAGAGGGCGTGTCAGAGTCCGGTCTCTACTGTGACCACCTCCTGGAGAACAG TGCCCTGTCCCTAGCTGAGCTAGAGGAGAGATGTAAGGAGGCCGCTGGCCAGAAGCTTCCTCTCTCCAGACTGGAGCTGAACAGGCAGGAAGTTACAGAGCTCTTCCAG GACAATGCTCTGAGACTCCAGTTGATTGAAGAACAGATGAGTGGTCCTACTGTCACAGTCTACAG GTGTGGAGACAGCATAGGAGTCTGCAATGGTCCTCTCCTCCCTAACACTGGTCTCCTCAAGGTCTTCAAGATGctgcag GTGTCTCCCGTAACGTTGACCAATCCTGTTGGCACGTCAGGCGTGATGCGTGTGATTGGTGTGGCCTtcccaggagagagggagagggaggagtgggagagggaacAGGAGGAGACACGGAAGAGGGACCACAGACGCATCGGCAAG GACCAGGAGCTGTTCTTCTTTAATGACGTCAGTCCTGGAAGCTGCTTCTTCCTGCCTAAAGGAGCTCACATCTACAACACACTCGCTGACTTTATCAAG ttGGAGGAGGAGATCATAGCGTGTTTGGACTTTGTGAGGAGTGTGTATCGAGTTTTTGGATTCTCCTTCCACTGTCTCCTCTCCACCCGACCTACACCCTGCCTGGGGGAGCCTGCACTGTGGGACCATGCTGAGCag CAGTTGGAGAGGAGTCTGCAGCAGTTTGGAGAGCGCTGGCAGTTCAACCCAGGAGATGGAGCGTTCTATGGGCCGAAG ATTGACATCCAGATCAAGGATGCCATTGGTCGACAGCACCAGTGTGCCACCATCCAATTGGACTTCCAGCTACCAATCAGATTTGACCTGCAGTATGTGGG gggggatggagagacccaCAGGCCAGTGATGGTCCACAGAGCTGTTCTGGGATCACTGGAACGCATGATCGCTATATTGGCTGAGAATTTTTCGGGGAAATG GCCTCTGTGGTTGTCTCCAGCGCAGGTCATGATTATTCCTGTAGGGGGAGGTAGTGAGTCGTATGCGCAACAG GTGGTCCGACAGTTCCGCGAGGTTGGCTTCATGGCTGACGCGGATGATGACCATGGTGCCACCTTAAATAAGAAGATCCGCTCTGCACAGCTGGCCCAGTACAACTACATATTTG tggtaGGTGAGAAGGAGTGTGTGAGTGGCACGGTGAGTGTAAGGACCAGAGGGGGGAAGCAGCTAGGGAGGAGACCGACAGAGGAGGTCCTGGCATCACTCACACACCTACGAGACGCACGGAGCAACCAGGATGacttctaa
- the LOC139388481 gene encoding threonine--tRNA ligase 1, cytoplasmic-like isoform X1, with protein sequence MLVTVMLRFPACRPSVRAVLHCQRRFSKIQASPALSERVRVFESLRERQGQQSTSGATKQAFSVRLADGRTVNGTTGVTTPSIIAQNSCVKGALVCRVNGELWELLRPLEADCELQLLGFNTTEGKQAVWRTGACVVGWVLERVFGVEVCREGVSESGLYCDHLLENSALSLAELEERCKEAAGQKLPLSRLELNRQEVTELFQDNALRLQLIEEQMSGPTVTVYRCGDSIGVCNGPLLPNTGLLKVFKMLQVSPVTLTNPVGTSGVMRVIGVAFPGEREREEWEREQEETRKRDHRRIGKDQELFFFNDVSPGSCFFLPKGAHIYNTLADFIKTEYRRRGFHEVVTPTLYSTALWERSGHWEHYSENMFTVTGDTHTYALKPMNCPAHCLMFEQRVRSWRELPLRWADFGALHRNELSGALGGLTRVRRFCQDDAHIFCTPEQLEEEIIACLDFVRSVYRVFGFSFHCLLSTRPTPCLGEPALWDHAEQQLERSLQQFGERWQFNPGDGAFYGPKIDIQIKDAIGRQHQCATIQLDFQLPIRFDLQYVGGDGETHRPVMVHRAVLGSLERMIAILAENFSGKWPLWLSPAQVMIIPVGGGSESYAQQVVRQFREVGFMADADDDHGATLNKKIRSAQLAQYNYIFVVGEKECVSGTVSVRTRGGKQLGRRPTEEVLASLTHLRDARSNQDDF encoded by the exons ATGCTCGTGACCGTGATGTTACGGTTTCCCGCCTGTCGGCCGTCAGTTCGGGCAGTGCTTCACTGTCAGAGGCGCTTTAGCAAG ATACAGGCATCCCCTGCTTTGTCTGAGCGCGTGCGGGTCTTTGAGTCTctcagagagaggcagggacagCAGAGCACAAGCGGCGCCACGAAACAGGCCTTCAGCGTCCGATTGGCTGATGGCAGGACGGTGAATGGCACCACAGGCGTGACCACGCCCTCAATCATCGCTCAGAACTCATG TGTGAAAGGTGCTCTGGTCTGCAGGGTGAATGGAGAGCTGTGGGAGCTGCTTCGCCCCCTGGAGGCTGACTGTGAACTACAGCTGCTAGGCTTCAACACCACAGAGGGCAAACAG gCGGTGTGGAGGACAGGAGCGTGTGTTGTGGGGTGGGTGTTAGAGAGGGTGTTTGGGGTGGAAGTGTGCAGAGAGGGCGTGTCAGAGTCCGGTCTCTACTGTGACCACCTCCTGGAGAACAG TGCCCTGTCCCTAGCTGAGCTAGAGGAGAGATGTAAGGAGGCCGCTGGCCAGAAGCTTCCTCTCTCCAGACTGGAGCTGAACAGGCAGGAAGTTACAGAGCTCTTCCAG GACAATGCTCTGAGACTCCAGTTGATTGAAGAACAGATGAGTGGTCCTACTGTCACAGTCTACAG GTGTGGAGACAGCATAGGAGTCTGCAATGGTCCTCTCCTCCCTAACACTGGTCTCCTCAAGGTCTTCAAGATGctgcag GTGTCTCCCGTAACGTTGACCAATCCTGTTGGCACGTCAGGCGTGATGCGTGTGATTGGTGTGGCCTtcccaggagagagggagagggaggagtgggagagggaacAGGAGGAGACACGGAAGAGGGACCACAGACGCATCGGCAAG GACCAGGAGCTGTTCTTCTTTAATGACGTCAGTCCTGGAAGCTGCTTCTTCCTGCCTAAAGGAGCTCACATCTACAACACACTCGCTGACTTTATCAAG ACTGAGTACAGGAGGCGTGGCTTCCATGAGGTTGTGACCCCTACTCTATACAGCACTGCACTGTGGGAGCGTTCGGGTCACTGGGAACactacagtgaaaacatgtttactgTGACCGGTGACACACACACCTATGCACTCAAACCCATGAACTGTCCAGCACactg TCTGATGTTTGAGCAGCGTGTAAGGTCATGGAGGGAGCTCCCGTTGCGTTGGGCCGATTTCGGGGCGCTGCATCGGAACGAGCTGTCCGGCGCTCTGGGTGGTCTCACCCGGGTCCGCAGGTTCTGCCAGGACGACGCACACATCTTCTGCACTCCcgaacag ttGGAGGAGGAGATCATAGCGTGTTTGGACTTTGTGAGGAGTGTGTATCGAGTTTTTGGATTCTCCTTCCACTGTCTCCTCTCCACCCGACCTACACCCTGCCTGGGGGAGCCTGCACTGTGGGACCATGCTGAGCag CAGTTGGAGAGGAGTCTGCAGCAGTTTGGAGAGCGCTGGCAGTTCAACCCAGGAGATGGAGCGTTCTATGGGCCGAAG ATTGACATCCAGATCAAGGATGCCATTGGTCGACAGCACCAGTGTGCCACCATCCAATTGGACTTCCAGCTACCAATCAGATTTGACCTGCAGTATGTGGG gggggatggagagacccaCAGGCCAGTGATGGTCCACAGAGCTGTTCTGGGATCACTGGAACGCATGATCGCTATATTGGCTGAGAATTTTTCGGGGAAATG GCCTCTGTGGTTGTCTCCAGCGCAGGTCATGATTATTCCTGTAGGGGGAGGTAGTGAGTCGTATGCGCAACAG GTGGTCCGACAGTTCCGCGAGGTTGGCTTCATGGCTGACGCGGATGATGACCATGGTGCCACCTTAAATAAGAAGATCCGCTCTGCACAGCTGGCCCAGTACAACTACATATTTG tggtaGGTGAGAAGGAGTGTGTGAGTGGCACGGTGAGTGTAAGGACCAGAGGGGGGAAGCAGCTAGGGAGGAGACCGACAGAGGAGGTCCTGGCATCACTCACACACCTACGAGACGCACGGAGCAACCAGGATGacttctaa